One Fibrobacter sp. UWB5 DNA segment encodes these proteins:
- a CDS encoding gamma carbonic anhydrase family protein, giving the protein MASLIEYKGKKPVLGERVFIAEGAKVIGDVEIGDDSSVFYNTVIRADLAEIRIGKRTNIQDNATIHLSTGVGVHVGDDVTVGHNAILHACDVDDHVLIGMGAILMDGVHIKSDSVVAAGAVVTQNKEFPERSLIVGAPAHVVRELTEDEIRKFHENAEHYLVIKEELRNS; this is encoded by the coding sequence ATGGCTAGTTTGATTGAATACAAAGGTAAAAAGCCCGTTCTCGGCGAACGCGTGTTTATTGCGGAAGGTGCCAAAGTCATTGGCGATGTAGAAATTGGCGATGATTCGTCTGTTTTTTACAATACGGTGATCCGTGCCGACCTTGCCGAAATACGCATTGGCAAGCGTACCAATATTCAAGACAATGCGACCATCCACCTTTCGACCGGTGTCGGAGTCCATGTGGGTGACGATGTGACGGTGGGGCATAATGCCATTTTGCATGCCTGCGATGTGGACGACCACGTGCTGATCGGCATGGGGGCAATCCTCATGGACGGAGTGCATATCAAGTCGGATAGCGTGGTGGCTGCCGGTGCCGTGGTGACGCAAAATAAGGAATTCCCGGAACGTAGCCTGATAGTGGGCGCTCCGGCCCATGTGGTGCGCGAACTGACCGAAGACGAAATCCGCAAATTCCACGAAAATGCGGAGCATTATTTGGTGATTAAAGAAGAGTTGAGAAACTCTTAA
- a CDS encoding UDP-3-O-(3-hydroxymyristoyl)glucosamine N-acyltransferase produces MFSVRCAEVLEFLRNTESMECNVLRESPEVTLTGFAALTQARENDVSFWVGRVESVTHANGPSNDDLKKTAAGLLFVPSAAAQSGEVSFTEIFPNAKNIVAVAEPYHAMVKFLERFEGNGFNDNMESGVHFDRDYMGVGYGENGPWIHPTAVVEGFVEEGCFVGPGCVVMRGASIGRGCRLESNVTIYPNVIVGEGCIFQAGVVVGSRGFGFYEHEGERRMVPHFAGVRIGNRCSFGANTVVAAGFISPTTIGDNCHLDSMVQIAHNCVLGNNIYMASQTALGGTTILEDGVQFAGGAKAAGHLTVGKNAIVTAKAGVTKSVPAGKTVAGFPAIDIDIWRRQMVELRVMAKKNLK; encoded by the coding sequence ATGTTCTCCGTTCGCTGTGCCGAAGTCCTTGAATTTTTACGCAATACAGAATCGATGGAATGTAACGTCTTGCGCGAGTCGCCAGAGGTTACTTTGACGGGCTTTGCAGCGCTTACGCAGGCTCGAGAAAACGATGTGAGTTTCTGGGTGGGTCGCGTCGAGAGCGTGACGCATGCGAACGGTCCTTCGAACGATGATTTGAAAAAGACGGCTGCCGGCCTCTTGTTTGTGCCTTCTGCTGCGGCGCAATCGGGCGAGGTTTCGTTTACCGAGATTTTCCCGAATGCCAAGAATATTGTCGCCGTGGCTGAACCTTACCATGCCATGGTCAAGTTCCTGGAACGTTTCGAGGGCAATGGCTTTAATGACAACATGGAATCGGGCGTGCATTTTGACCGCGACTACATGGGCGTGGGCTATGGCGAAAACGGCCCCTGGATTCACCCGACGGCAGTTGTGGAAGGCTTTGTCGAAGAAGGTTGCTTTGTCGGGCCTGGCTGCGTCGTAATGCGCGGTGCAAGCATCGGGCGAGGCTGCCGCCTTGAATCGAACGTGACCATTTACCCGAATGTCATCGTGGGCGAGGGTTGCATTTTTCAGGCAGGCGTCGTGGTCGGTAGCCGCGGCTTCGGATTCTACGAGCACGAAGGCGAGCGCCGCATGGTGCCGCACTTTGCAGGAGTGCGCATCGGGAACCGCTGTAGCTTTGGCGCGAACACGGTTGTGGCGGCTGGATTCATTTCTCCGACGACCATCGGTGACAACTGCCATCTAGATTCCATGGTGCAAATCGCGCACAACTGCGTTCTCGGAAACAATATTTACATGGCCTCGCAAACAGCTCTCGGCGGCACGACGATTCTCGAAGACGGCGTGCAGTTCGCAGGCGGCGCAAAGGCGGCGGGGCACTTGACCGTCGGCAAGAATGCGATTGTGACTGCGAAAGCGGGCGTGACTAAGAGCGTGCCTGCGGGCAAGACGGTCGCTGGGTTCCCGGCGATTGATATCGACATCTGGCGTCGTCAAATGGTCGAGCTCCGCGTCATGGCGAAGAAGAACCTGAAGTAG
- the glgB gene encoding 1,4-alpha-glucan branching protein GlgB, producing MEWNDFTSLTSEDMRAIWDFNTKDPFSILGLHPLNTDRGVKTVIRAYQPQASFIRGESCDGEFEFDFMKLGNTGFFEAILDKEYEPFFYNLIIKQDDGNEYTLTDPYAFLPVLSDFDRHLISSGTHYELYRKLGANLVEHQGFKGVHFAVWAPNAHAVSVVGSFNSWDGRRHQMRMLGSTGIWEIFIPNIGEGELYRFEIHGADGNLHVKVDPLAKLSEVRPATASITTHLDGYEWGDDLYMTTHWATKVFGSPMNIYEVHAGSWRRDPANPDRFLNWDELAETLIPYLKEMGYTHVEFLPLAEHPLDESWGYQVTGYYSPTSRYGTPDQFRHFVDLCHQNEIGVIVDWVPAHFPKDAHALGRFDGTACYEHADPRQGEHPHWGTYIFNLGRNEVKNFLIANAMYWLKEFHCDGLRVDAVASMLYLDYGKGPGQWVPNKDGGNINYDTLEFLKHLNSIMGRLTPHAILIAEESTSFPSITRPPEQGGLGFHYKWNMGWMNDFLSYIQHEPIHRKYHHNQLTFSMVYAYSENFIQVFSHDEVVHGKGSMLGKMPGDNWQKFANLRLTYAFQYAHPGKKLNFMGNDFGQFREWNEKRSLDWHLISWDSHGKLLQMMKVLNHLYKENAPFWEIDHYYTGFEWIWCDDADNSIVSFVRKDDHGNQILCVFNFTPVVRNDYRLGAPTRGKWKEIFNTDASMFGGSNVGNFGEVWTQDIPWQNRQWSLNIKLPPLAAVYFRLER from the coding sequence ATGGAATGGAATGACTTCACGAGCTTGACTTCGGAAGACATGCGTGCCATTTGGGATTTTAACACAAAGGATCCTTTTTCCATCTTGGGTTTGCATCCGCTGAATACGGACCGCGGCGTGAAGACGGTGATTCGCGCTTACCAGCCGCAGGCTAGCTTTATTCGCGGAGAATCTTGCGACGGCGAGTTCGAGTTCGACTTCATGAAGCTTGGCAACACGGGATTTTTCGAAGCCATTCTCGACAAGGAATACGAACCGTTCTTCTATAACTTGATTATTAAGCAGGATGACGGCAACGAATACACGCTGACCGACCCGTATGCATTCCTCCCTGTACTTAGCGATTTTGACCGCCACTTGATTTCGAGCGGCACGCACTATGAACTTTACCGCAAACTGGGCGCAAACCTTGTAGAACACCAGGGCTTTAAAGGCGTGCACTTTGCCGTTTGGGCTCCGAACGCCCACGCGGTCTCCGTGGTCGGCAGCTTTAACAGCTGGGACGGCCGCCGCCACCAGATGCGCATGCTCGGCAGCACCGGCATTTGGGAAATCTTTATTCCGAACATTGGCGAAGGCGAACTCTACCGCTTCGAAATTCACGGTGCCGACGGCAATCTGCACGTGAAGGTAGACCCGCTCGCCAAGCTCAGCGAAGTCCGCCCGGCAACCGCCTCCATTACCACGCACCTCGACGGCTACGAATGGGGCGACGACCTTTACATGACCACGCATTGGGCAACCAAGGTCTTCGGTTCGCCGATGAACATTTACGAAGTCCACGCCGGTTCCTGGCGTCGCGATCCCGCAAATCCGGACCGTTTCTTGAACTGGGACGAACTTGCCGAGACCTTGATTCCGTACCTCAAGGAAATGGGTTACACCCACGTGGAATTCTTGCCGCTGGCCGAGCACCCGCTCGATGAATCTTGGGGCTACCAGGTGACCGGTTACTACTCCCCCACGAGCCGCTACGGCACGCCAGACCAGTTCAGACATTTTGTGGACCTTTGCCACCAGAACGAAATCGGCGTGATTGTGGACTGGGTTCCGGCTCACTTCCCCAAAGACGCCCACGCTCTCGGACGTTTCGACGGCACCGCCTGTTACGAACATGCCGACCCGCGCCAGGGCGAACACCCGCACTGGGGTACCTACATCTTTAACCTAGGCCGCAACGAAGTCAAGAACTTCTTGATTGCAAACGCCATGTACTGGCTCAAGGAATTCCACTGCGACGGCCTGCGCGTTGACGCCGTGGCATCGATGCTTTACCTCGACTACGGCAAGGGACCCGGCCAGTGGGTGCCGAACAAGGACGGCGGCAACATCAACTACGATACGCTGGAATTCCTGAAGCACCTGAACAGCATCATGGGCCGCCTCACGCCGCATGCGATTTTGATTGCCGAAGAATCCACTAGCTTCCCCTCCATCACGCGTCCGCCTGAACAGGGCGGCCTCGGCTTCCACTACAAGTGGAACATGGGCTGGATGAACGACTTCCTCAGCTACATTCAGCACGAACCGATTCACCGTAAGTACCACCACAACCAGCTGACCTTCAGCATGGTGTATGCCTACAGCGAAAACTTCATCCAGGTGTTCAGCCATGACGAAGTGGTTCACGGCAAGGGTTCTATGCTCGGCAAGATGCCGGGCGACAACTGGCAGAAGTTTGCAAACCTCCGCCTCACCTACGCATTCCAGTATGCGCACCCGGGCAAGAAACTCAACTTCATGGGCAACGATTTCGGTCAGTTCCGCGAATGGAACGAGAAGCGCTCCCTCGACTGGCACTTGATCAGCTGGGATAGCCACGGCAAGCTCCTGCAGATGATGAAGGTTCTGAACCACCTGTACAAGGAAAACGCCCCGTTCTGGGAAATCGACCACTACTACACAGGCTTTGAATGGATCTGGTGCGACGACGCCGACAATTCCATCGTAAGCTTTGTGCGTAAAGACGACCACGGAAACCAGATTCTGTGCGTGTTCAACTTCACGCCGGTGGTCCGCAACGACTACCGCTTGGGCGCTCCGACTCGCGGCAAGTGGAAGGAAATCTTCAACACGGACGCTAGCATGTTCGGCGGCTCCAACGTGGGTAACTTCGGCGAAGTCTGGACACAGGACATTCCGTGGCAGAATCGCCAGTGGAGCCTGAACATCAAGCTCCCGCCGCTGGCCGCTGTTTACTTCCGCCTGGAACGATAA
- a CDS encoding thioesterase family protein — MAIAMEETVDPMQFTQVFKVTPEMIDDNHHFNNVWSVKWIQDIAIAHSDSVGGTALMRDLGAGWMIHVQHVEYKNQAFLGDEIRGTTWVAAYGKVASLRKCRFERVSDGKVIFESETQWVLVDMKRGRPMAISDEMKRLYVGH, encoded by the coding sequence ATGGCTATTGCGATGGAAGAAACGGTTGACCCGATGCAGTTTACGCAGGTGTTCAAGGTAACGCCTGAAATGATTGACGACAACCACCATTTCAACAACGTGTGGTCGGTCAAGTGGATCCAGGATATCGCGATTGCCCATTCCGATTCCGTGGGCGGTACGGCCCTGATGCGTGACCTGGGTGCAGGTTGGATGATTCATGTGCAGCACGTGGAATACAAGAATCAGGCTTTCCTCGGTGACGAAATCCGCGGAACCACGTGGGTCGCTGCCTATGGTAAAGTCGCCAGCTTACGCAAATGCCGCTTTGAACGCGTTTCTGACGGCAAGGTGATTTTTGAATCGGAAACCCAATGGGTGCTCGTTGACATGAAACGCGGTCGCCCCATGGCCATCTCCGATGAAATGAAGCGCCTGTACGTCGGGCACTAG
- a CDS encoding aldehyde dehydrogenase family protein: MTNEKLNTLFEEQGKNRWKIAQTSVKERIAKLLKLRKVIEARQQEFYDAVWTDFHKPKTEAWLTEVYPALQEIDHTVNHLPDWVEDKDGSWSFLFPLNSSVSHFEPKGRVLIMAPWNYPFLLFISPVVAAIAAGNVVIAKPSHKTPHVAEVLESIIKEVFPQNEVAVVQGAGAEIGDQLLALPFDHVFFTGSPNVGAHVAEEAAKVHAGVTLELGGKSPVIILDDVKIKDAAKKLAWGKCLNAGQTCIAPDYMLCPQRLMQPLAEAVADNIKKMYGETDEARRNSEIFVHIVESRTVERHQALIKDAIANGAKAVLGAQFSPEDIENRYTPATVLTDVTPDMRIMESEIFGPILPIIAYDSLEEAIAFVQARPKPLALYIFGKSETKINEVIARTTSGSTCVNHCILQIENLSVPFGGVGMSGTGNYHGIYGFKTFSHERNVMRQSALDTMTFLYPPYHKGNEKSLRARIQNLVKKIL, encoded by the coding sequence ATGACGAACGAAAAATTAAACACGCTATTTGAAGAACAAGGGAAAAACCGCTGGAAAATCGCACAAACAAGCGTGAAAGAACGCATCGCCAAATTGCTCAAGCTCCGCAAGGTTATCGAGGCTCGACAGCAGGAATTTTACGATGCCGTGTGGACCGATTTCCACAAGCCGAAAACCGAAGCCTGGCTTACCGAAGTCTACCCTGCCCTGCAAGAAATTGACCACACCGTAAATCACTTGCCCGACTGGGTCGAAGATAAAGACGGTAGCTGGAGTTTTTTGTTCCCGTTGAATTCAAGCGTGAGTCACTTTGAGCCCAAGGGCCGCGTGCTGATTATGGCCCCGTGGAATTACCCGTTCTTGCTGTTTATTTCGCCGGTTGTAGCGGCAATTGCTGCGGGCAATGTGGTGATTGCAAAGCCGAGCCACAAGACACCGCATGTTGCCGAAGTCCTGGAATCGATTATTAAAGAAGTTTTCCCGCAGAACGAAGTCGCTGTAGTGCAGGGCGCAGGTGCCGAAATTGGCGACCAGCTGCTCGCCCTCCCCTTCGACCATGTGTTCTTTACGGGTAGCCCGAACGTGGGAGCCCATGTGGCAGAAGAAGCGGCCAAGGTTCATGCCGGAGTCACGCTCGAGCTTGGCGGGAAATCGCCGGTAATCATTCTGGACGATGTCAAAATCAAGGACGCCGCGAAGAAACTCGCCTGGGGCAAGTGCCTGAATGCAGGCCAGACCTGCATCGCTCCCGACTACATGCTTTGCCCGCAACGTTTAATGCAACCGCTCGCCGAAGCCGTTGCAGACAACATAAAGAAGATGTACGGCGAAACCGATGAGGCACGCCGCAACTCCGAAATTTTCGTGCACATCGTAGAAAGTCGAACTGTGGAGCGCCATCAGGCACTTATCAAAGATGCAATTGCGAATGGTGCGAAGGCCGTTTTGGGCGCGCAATTCAGCCCCGAAGACATCGAAAACCGCTACACGCCCGCGACCGTACTCACCGACGTCACGCCCGACATGCGAATCATGGAATCCGAAATTTTCGGACCGATTCTCCCGATTATCGCCTACGATTCATTAGAAGAAGCTATTGCCTTCGTTCAAGCGCGCCCGAAGCCGCTGGCTCTCTACATTTTCGGAAAGTCCGAAACGAAAATCAACGAAGTGATTGCCCGTACCACCTCGGGTTCCACCTGCGTGAACCACTGCATTTTGCAAATCGAAAATCTGTCAGTTCCTTTTGGCGGAGTCGGCATGAGCGGCACCGGCAATTATCACGGGATTTACGGTTTCAAGACGTTCAGCCACGAGCGCAACGTGATGCGGCAGAGTGCCCTCGACACCATGACATTCCTTTACCCGCCGTACCACAAAGGCAACGAAAAAAGCCTGCGTGCAAGAATTCAGAATTTGGTCAAGAAAATATTATAA
- a CDS encoding diacylglycerol kinase family protein — protein sequence MYKFVFLINPISGGGQGKVIHQYLPEIMSSLNYTEDQWKAEFTNIDGLDNQIRDALANTEKLVAVGGDGTVSSVLSVLVSSEYAKSVKIGLIPLGTGNDLARVLNLYKPYVDKGLLFLVRRLLQAKARPFDIWKVNGKLAFANYFSGGIDARIAHDFNRARANGEFNSNSVLVNKLHYVKSFFADRSYQLKKGKLSFVDAEGRSWQKILDGHRTVIVGNIPSFASGTNPFYKSDMADGLLEIVCVPNMFRFLLAIAVGNLPVIGNLVKKYFIKTRKAKSLKLEFAEDEFLQLDGEDLSGKLGGHVDIDFACKVQIMALGE from the coding sequence ATGTATAAGTTTGTCTTTCTCATTAATCCGATTAGTGGCGGCGGCCAGGGCAAGGTGATTCACCAGTATTTGCCCGAAATTATGTCTTCTTTGAATTATACGGAAGACCAATGGAAGGCCGAATTTACCAATATCGATGGGTTAGACAATCAGATCAGGGATGCTCTTGCCAATACAGAAAAACTGGTGGCCGTCGGTGGCGATGGCACCGTGTCTTCCGTCCTTTCGGTCTTGGTTTCTTCGGAATACGCAAAATCCGTCAAAATCGGCTTGATTCCCCTTGGAACGGGTAACGATCTTGCCCGCGTTTTGAATCTTTATAAGCCCTATGTGGACAAGGGCCTTCTGTTCCTGGTGCGTAGGCTTTTGCAGGCCAAGGCGCGTCCCTTCGATATCTGGAAGGTGAACGGAAAACTTGCCTTTGCAAACTATTTTTCGGGCGGTATCGATGCCCGAATCGCTCACGATTTTAACCGCGCCCGCGCCAACGGCGAATTCAATTCGAATTCCGTGCTGGTGAACAAACTGCATTACGTGAAGAGTTTCTTTGCGGACCGCTCTTACCAGCTTAAAAAGGGTAAGCTTTCGTTTGTTGATGCCGAGGGCCGCAGCTGGCAAAAAATTCTGGACGGCCACCGCACCGTGATTGTGGGCAATATCCCAAGTTTTGCTAGCGGTACGAATCCCTTCTACAAGTCCGATATGGCAGACGGCCTGCTCGAAATCGTATGCGTGCCGAACATGTTCAGGTTCTTGCTGGCCATTGCGGTCGGGAACTTGCCTGTCATCGGGAATCTAGTCAAGAAGTATTTTATCAAGACCCGCAAGGCCAAGTCCCTTAAGCTGGAATTTGCCGAAGACGAATTCTTGCAGCTCGATGGCGAAGACCTGAGCGGTAAACTTGGTGGCCATGTAGACATTGACTTTGCCTGCAAGGTGCAGATTATGGCGCTGGGGGAATAA
- a CDS encoding carbohydrate binding domain-containing protein, which translates to MMKRTLTAATVALLGFGVTATMAQPKAPRVVPYKFFDEQYRPGGFDYAYGGKSKGITITKDGGYKSKAALNIKLDPSEYSGASVCLYNETFDLNKFMLDSKLEFMIKGKKGGEAVKVGLLDEEVSDGKKTQVVLPMNKYIQGGAVTTDWKKVSIPLVDFPDRGLYWDNTRKSEFPARIDWDKIAEIRFSIDKSGASDFEIWVDNIEIVKGNKKAAPKKKVVYWDENNDVIDGPKNPEKLDGKAKPVKNGTFYDNQLKGFSYSYGGLSAQREADSKTQGNPNVLALYIDNNDWSGVTYSLGEGKYIDLSKVRNKGGLYFWIKGKLGGEKVYVGILDNQGNDIKSQTKISLNDWIEGSKVSKDWKLVKIPLKKFGDKGKAWDANKQAEVAKDVQWNKIQEVRFSVGKGENQGEPGKPAPVTIFVDQITFTENIDWVDPDIKWDNWKSKAPDVVISDFEGKFAKDNWEPSFGPKSKAEIEMPHKTSKLDGNSLYIKHFEMSDWVDFVLDFTKNGAAHDAKQRDWTNHWGIMFDVYSERAWQSITVQIGDAGNELFVSNTGVPRGRTTVIVPFRTFSKFPYYQPPNAKENGVFDLKNVVSLDFKPGGEGSNGSFEIDNIKLTNQKEVKAAARPALVKVEVKGTGDVINPNISGGLFGINAALWDGDMLDNPKFKVQTAEYAKRINHGIIRYPGGLRADDDHWKEILDNHDWMVDTDEFLAWLKKTGSNAMFTVNFGSGTEQEAAAWVKHTNIDKKAGIVYWEIGNEVYGNWHPYYEKYGKDGGTIYGKRARKFIEAMKKVDPTIKVAVLGVLDGQWNDNVLKETGDIADGLIVHHYPQHFGEENDFALLSAPQDLVPIYGRLHKVVDKWTSHFKKDKKIELWLTEWNSVDFNPGPQTISLENGLFVADYLAMLATENVDNAQYWDIHNDITPEGGDYGYLTRSAEECMNCPRPSYWAFQMASDALRGKLLKTEISGDKESLITTYYTENGKKKSLLVINKSPYSDYELKLNIPGFKGKATVQTLDRSTEKLKEGWANDPSKKAKKGVDISKPVKVGKRTVTLITVE; encoded by the coding sequence ATGATGAAGCGAACATTGACTGCCGCTACCGTCGCCCTCCTCGGCTTCGGCGTAACGGCTACAATGGCTCAGCCGAAAGCACCGCGTGTAGTTCCTTACAAGTTCTTCGACGAACAGTATCGTCCGGGGGGCTTTGACTACGCTTACGGCGGCAAGAGCAAAGGTATCACCATCACTAAAGACGGCGGCTACAAGTCTAAGGCTGCCTTGAACATCAAGCTCGACCCGAGCGAATATTCGGGCGCTTCTGTTTGCTTGTACAACGAAACCTTCGACCTCAACAAGTTCATGCTCGACTCCAAGCTCGAATTCATGATCAAGGGTAAGAAGGGTGGCGAAGCCGTTAAGGTCGGCCTTTTGGATGAAGAAGTTTCTGACGGCAAGAAGACCCAGGTCGTTCTCCCGATGAACAAGTACATCCAGGGCGGTGCTGTGACGACGGATTGGAAGAAGGTTTCCATTCCTCTCGTGGACTTCCCGGACCGTGGTCTCTATTGGGACAACACCCGTAAGTCTGAATTCCCGGCTCGCATTGACTGGGACAAGATTGCAGAAATCCGCTTCTCTATCGACAAGAGCGGCGCATCTGATTTCGAAATCTGGGTCGACAACATCGAAATCGTGAAGGGCAACAAGAAGGCCGCTCCGAAGAAGAAGGTTGTCTACTGGGATGAAAACAACGACGTCATTGACGGCCCGAAGAACCCCGAAAAGCTCGACGGCAAGGCTAAGCCTGTCAAGAACGGTACGTTCTACGATAACCAGCTCAAGGGCTTCAGCTACAGCTACGGTGGTCTCTCTGCCCAGCGCGAAGCTGACTCCAAGACTCAGGGCAACCCGAACGTGCTCGCCCTGTACATCGATAACAACGACTGGTCTGGCGTGACCTACTCTCTTGGCGAAGGCAAGTACATTGACCTCTCCAAGGTTCGCAACAAGGGTGGTCTCTACTTCTGGATCAAGGGTAAGCTCGGTGGCGAAAAGGTCTACGTGGGTATCCTCGACAACCAGGGTAACGACATCAAGAGCCAGACCAAGATCAGCCTGAACGACTGGATCGAAGGCTCCAAGGTCAGCAAGGACTGGAAGCTCGTCAAGATTCCTCTGAAGAAGTTCGGCGACAAGGGTAAGGCTTGGGACGCTAACAAGCAGGCCGAAGTTGCTAAGGACGTGCAGTGGAACAAGATTCAGGAAGTCCGCTTCTCTGTGGGCAAGGGTGAAAACCAGGGCGAACCGGGCAAGCCGGCTCCTGTGACCATCTTCGTCGACCAGATTACCTTCACCGAAAATATCGACTGGGTTGACCCGGATATCAAGTGGGATAACTGGAAGTCCAAGGCTCCGGATGTCGTGATTTCTGACTTCGAAGGCAAGTTCGCCAAGGACAACTGGGAACCGTCTTTCGGTCCGAAGTCCAAGGCCGAAATCGAAATGCCGCACAAGACCTCCAAGCTCGACGGCAACAGCCTCTACATCAAGCACTTCGAAATGTCCGACTGGGTGGACTTCGTTCTTGACTTTACCAAGAATGGTGCCGCTCACGACGCTAAGCAGCGCGACTGGACGAACCACTGGGGCATCATGTTCGACGTCTACTCCGAACGTGCATGGCAGTCCATCACGGTTCAGATCGGTGACGCTGGCAACGAACTCTTCGTTTCCAACACCGGTGTACCTCGCGGTCGCACCACGGTGATCGTGCCGTTCCGCACGTTCTCCAAGTTCCCGTACTACCAGCCGCCTAACGCTAAGGAAAACGGCGTGTTCGACCTCAAGAACGTCGTTTCTCTCGACTTCAAACCGGGTGGAGAAGGTTCTAACGGTAGCTTCGAAATCGACAACATTAAGCTCACCAACCAGAAGGAAGTCAAGGCTGCTGCTCGCCCGGCTCTCGTGAAGGTTGAAGTTAAGGGTACCGGCGACGTGATCAACCCGAACATCTCGGGCGGCCTCTTCGGTATCAACGCTGCACTTTGGGATGGCGACATGCTCGACAATCCGAAGTTCAAGGTTCAGACTGCTGAATACGCCAAGCGCATCAACCACGGCATCATCCGTTATCCGGGTGGTCTCCGTGCCGATGACGACCACTGGAAGGAAATCCTCGACAACCACGACTGGATGGTCGATACCGACGAATTCCTCGCTTGGTTGAAGAAGACCGGTTCTAACGCCATGTTCACCGTGAACTTCGGTTCCGGTACCGAACAGGAAGCCGCTGCTTGGGTGAAGCACACCAACATCGACAAGAAGGCCGGCATCGTTTACTGGGAAATCGGTAACGAAGTCTATGGTAACTGGCACCCGTACTATGAAAAGTATGGTAAGGACGGCGGTACCATTTATGGTAAGCGCGCCCGTAAGTTCATCGAAGCCATGAAGAAGGTTGACCCGACCATTAAGGTCGCAGTCCTCGGCGTGCTCGATGGCCAGTGGAACGACAACGTGCTCAAGGAAACCGGCGACATTGCCGACGGTCTCATTGTTCACCACTATCCGCAGCACTTCGGTGAAGAAAACGACTTCGCACTCCTCTCTGCTCCGCAGGACCTCGTTCCTATCTACGGCCGTCTCCATAAGGTTGTAGACAAGTGGACCAGCCACTTCAAGAAGGACAAGAAGATCGAACTCTGGCTCACCGAATGGAACTCCGTGGACTTCAACCCGGGTCCGCAGACCATCTCTCTCGAAAACGGTCTGTTCGTTGCTGACTACCTCGCTATGCTCGCCACTGAAAATGTGGACAATGCACAATACTGGGATATCCACAACGATATCACTCCGGAAGGCGGTGACTACGGTTACCTGACCCGTTCTGCAGAAGAATGCATGAACTGCCCGCGTCCGAGCTACTGGGCATTCCAGATGGCTTCTGACGCTCTCCGCGGCAAGCTCCTCAAGACCGAAATCTCCGGTGACAAGGAATCGCTCATCACGACCTACTACACCGAAAACGGCAAGAAGAAGAGCCTCCTCGTGATCAACAAGAGCCCGTACAGCGACTACGAACTCAAGCTGAACATTCCGGGCTTCAAGGGCAAGGCCACTGTCCAGACTCTCGACCGCAGCACCGAAAAGCTGAAGGAAGGCTGGGCAAACGATCCGTCCAAGAAGGCCAAGAAGGGTGTTGACATCAGCAAGCCGGTCAAGGTCGGCAAGCGCACCGTCACCCTCATCACGGTGGAATAA
- a CDS encoding pyridoxamine kinase, whose translation MYRRVLTIQDISCFGQCSLTVALPIISACGVETAVLPSAILSTHTGGFTGWTFQDLTKEMLPISEHWRVADIRFDAFYTGYLGSIEQINMVQHIMDTNGVDGAIRVVDPAMADNGALYPGFNMEFVDAMKDLCAHADVLLPNMTEACMLTDTEYSENIDRETVEMLCKKLCELGTKSVVLTGVGFRAGYTGVMLYDGKDFNYYEHKKITKGFNGTGDCYASAFVGAMLRGRSMVDAARIAADFVLECIEKTYEDKSHWYGVKFELALPSLIKNLADE comes from the coding sequence ATGTACAGGCGAGTCCTTACGATTCAAGATATTTCGTGCTTTGGACAGTGCTCCCTCACGGTGGCACTGCCGATTATTTCTGCGTGCGGTGTAGAGACGGCGGTGTTGCCGTCGGCGATTCTTTCGACCCATACGGGCGGCTTTACGGGCTGGACATTCCAGGACCTGACTAAGGAAATGTTGCCGATTAGCGAACACTGGCGCGTGGCTGATATCCGCTTCGATGCTTTCTATACCGGTTATCTGGGTTCTATTGAGCAAATCAACATGGTTCAGCACATTATGGACACCAACGGTGTCGATGGTGCGATTCGGGTGGTAGACCCTGCCATGGCCGACAACGGGGCGCTTTACCCCGGCTTTAACATGGAATTTGTCGATGCCATGAAGGATTTGTGCGCCCATGCCGATGTATTGCTCCCGAACATGACCGAAGCTTGCATGCTCACCGATACGGAGTACAGCGAAAATATTGACCGCGAAACGGTCGAAATGCTCTGCAAAAAGCTCTGTGAATTGGGTACCAAGTCGGTGGTGCTGACTGGTGTCGGTTTCCGCGCGGGTTACACGGGCGTCATGCTCTACGACGGCAAGGATTTCAATTACTACGAACACAAGAAGATTACTAAGGGCTTTAACGGCACGGGTGACTGCTATGCTTCGGCATTTGTGGGCGCCATGCTCCGCGGCCGTTCCATGGTCGATGCGGCCCGAATTGCGGCTGATTTTGTGTTGGAATGTATCGAAAAGACGTACGAAGACAAGTCTCACTGGTATGGAGTCAAGTTTGAACTTGCGCTCCCGAGCTTGATTAAAAATTTGGCAGACGAGTAG